The nucleotide sequence CCCGCCGAATGAATCATTTCTTTCAATTCGTCAAAAAAAGCCCTGTGGCGTTTAGTACTCCATAATCCTTTCACATTTTCAAAAAGAAAAAAATCTGGCTGTCTTTGCACAATCAAATTAATATAAGAAAGTGACAATTTCCCATTATCCCCTTCCCGGCCACGATTTTTTCCCGCAATCGAAAAATCAGGACAGGGCGGTCCTCCTATAAATCCAACCAATTCACCCTGTACTCTTATTGCTTCCATGTTCCTGCTGAGTTCATCACGTCTCTCAGCATCGGTCAAAAATACATTTACATCTCCATTATAATAGCCATATTCTGGCGGGTCTATTCCCATATTTTCTCTTGCATACTGGTATGCTCTCATAAATTCGGGGTCAAACTCATTTACAAATGCCACATCAAAACCATTTGTTTCAAATCCTAAATCTAAAAAGCCACTCCCAGAGAAGAAAGAAAAAATTTTCATTCTGTCATCTCCTTTATATATCGTTCGAATTATCAGCTTGCCATGTCTTTCTCTACGTGAAGAAAAGCAAAAAACACTCCTCCTTTCACAGGCATATTCTGCTTTCATATATCCCGTAAAAGGCTGAAAAATGCAAGTTTTATTTTATAATCATCAAAGATTTTCCTCAATCTAGCCTAAAAAGACCAGTATATCAAGTATATCAAATTGTTCTTGCTTTTACAATCACTTTCCGATTTTATGTGGTATACATACTTACCATTTTTTATTAATCACTCAATCTGACGTAGTAATAATGACAACCTCAATCAATGTACAAAAGAGCCGTAGATAACGACTCTCTTATGACAGGCTGGGTATACAATTAAATGCCGCTTTCCTATTACAATTCACTCTTTTCAATCAATTCATCAAAAATAGCTTCTTGTATTACCCGAACACACTCCTCTGGATTTTTCTTGATATCCTTTCCCCAAAAACGTATAACTTTCCACCCAAGATACTGAAGTTCTTTCTCCACTTCACTATCCCTAGCCATGTTTCTCTCGATTTTCTTTATCCAATATTCTCCTTTGTCAGAACGGCCTAGCCGAGTTTTCAAGGCATCCCAGTCTTTACCATGAAAAAATTCGCTATCACAAAAGACTGCTATTTTGTATCGCACCAGCGCTATATCTGGCTTCCCAGGAAGTTTTTTATAATTTTTTCGATATCTGTATCCCTTTCTCCATAAAACTTTCCTTAATGCCAGCTCAATTGAAGTGTCTTTTGATTTGATATTCTGCATATTCTTACGCCGCTGTTCTTTTGTAAGAACATCCATATTACCACCACATTTCTGCTTTTAACACTTTTATTATTCAACTATTTATTTGCCTTATATTTTAACACTTCACTAAATCGTTTTCTTTTCAAATGTACCTATTTGAAACAACCATTTATTTGGAACTTTAAAATTTTTATACCATATAACGATACAATCACAATTTAACGATTCCTACTACCTTTTAACGATTATCTACATTTCCTGTTTTTCATTCCCTCATTCGTAGTTTTACCGTAGTCCAAGTATTATTTGTTTGCCAAGGTATGCCCAAGTTTGCCCCGAAGTGCCGAATTATGCGGTTTTTACCTTACTCCTGCCGTGGCAGATGAATAATATTTTAATCATATCTTTTATATCCCTTCATAAGCCTTCAAACCTTGATATTTCAAGCTTTTCGGCGCTTTTTTCATTTTTGGTTTTTTACCCTTAATCTGTGTAATTCGTTATAAATCTACGCAAATTTACGGGCAAATGGTGTAGTAATTGGTGTAGTAGATTGGTGTATTTCTCAACCTGATTTTCTCTGTTTTCCATGCATATCAGTTTCTTTGAAGTCCAATATCTTCGCCATCTGCTCCGCAGCACGGTCATAGCTGGCATGAGTATAAACATTCAGTGTAACACCTACATCGGAATGTCCCATTACATACTGCAAGGTCTTAATATCCATGCCTGCATTTGCCATATTGGTACAGAACGTATGCCGGAATACATGAGGTGTGATATGCGGCAATGGTTTTTCAGGATAAAGTTTCTTGTATTTCTTCATTGCCCACCGCATTTCGTTTTCAATATGCAGCGCCACTTTCGGCTTATCATCTTTGTCCAGCAAAAGAAAGCAGCTGTATCCGTCAACAATCATTTCTGTTTTCAACTTCTTACGATTGACAAGGATATTTTTCAGACTTCGATAAACTTCTTCTGTCATCGGAATAAAGCGGCATCCGCACTCAGTTTTTGTTTTCTCAACATAATACTTTCCGCCCCGTTCCCTGACAAGCTGATGATCCACACGGATTTTCCGGCTTTCAAAATCTAAATCACTTTTTGTCAAGCCACAAAATTCGCTGACACGCATTCCCGTTCCTAATAGTACGACAAATTCATCATAATACTTTGCATAGGTTTTATCATTTCGGATAAACCCCATCCAAAGCTCCTGCTGTTCCTCTGTCATGGCGATACATTTTTGTGAATCGTTTGGCACAACATCAACCAGCTTAAAATCAAATGGATTCCTGCGGATAATGTCCTCATTATATGCCATCTGAAAAGCAGGCTTTACAACGCCCCTGACACTTGTAATGGTACTGTATCCTTTTCCGTCATTATGTAGCTTCATAATCCACTGCTGGGCGTCCGACACTTTAATATCCCTTATCTGCCGATACCCGAAGTCCTCTTTTTTAATTAGATTCAGCACAAAATTGTATCCGACTTTGGTATTGTAGCGTACACCCTGTTTCAAACTGATATAGCGCTCCAAGAGGGCAATAACGGTAACTTCGCCGGCGGCATAGTCAATCCCTTCGTCAAGCTGCTTCTGGATCATCTTTTCCTTTTCCCGCAGTTCCTTCAAATCAGAGGAATAAATGGTCTGCCGTTTTCTGTGGATATCCGTATAGCGGTACTGATAAATCAGGTCTTTTCTCTGGCTCTCTCCTGTCTTTAAGATTCGTCCTTTATTGTCTTTCCGTTTCTCAGACATTTTCAAACTCCTTTCCGTAGTGGAAAGGGCCTTGATATGACTCATTCATTGTACCATACCAAAGCTGATTTTACACCACAAGTTTCACAAAAATGCAAGAAATAAGATAACCACCTTTGTCAGATAGAATATTCCTGCTCGATATACTGATCGAACAAGCGGCGTTTGATTAACCGCTTATTGCCAACCCACAAAACAAAACGGCAGTTTTTCTCATTGGTAAGCTCACGCAGTTTATTGACACCAATTCCTGAATAAGCCGCTGCTTCTTCAAGGCTTAAATTGCTTTTTTCCCAAATAGGAACTTCTTTCACTGACTTTCGCCTCCCTCCAAGAGTTTCTTTAGGCGTTCCATTTTCTGTTGTGCCGTTATTTTGCGGAAATCGCCGCCAGTAAAGCGAACAGGCACACACATTTCAAGCAGCCTGCCATAAATACGTGCGTGTGGCACGTCCGCCGGATTCCTAAGCTGCTCCGGCGTAAGGTTCGTCGTTGCGATTAACGGTTTTTTGCTGATATACCGGCTGTCTATCACGTTGTAGACCTGCTCAAGTCCGTATTCCGTACCCCTCTCCATGCCGAAATCATCAAGGATAAGCAGGGGATAGGAACAAAGCCTTACGATGTATTCATTCCTGTTTTCCGAGCCGTAGAAAAGGTTGTTCAAAATCGTTGCAAAGTTCGTCATGCAGACGGGTATCTCCTTCTCCATAAGGGCGTTGGCGATACAGCCTGCAAAATAGCTTTTCCCTGATCCGACATTCCCCCACAGCAGGTAGCCGAGGTTTTCAGACCGCACCGTTTCCCATTTCTCCACATAGGAGTACGCTTTCCCTATCTGCGGGCATTTCCCGTTGTCATTTTCAAAAGTCCAGTGACGCATGGCAGGATTGGAAAAGCCTTCCCGTTTCAGACGTTCCACTTCGGCATTGTGCTTTTCGTCCGCATCCCTTTTTTCCATCCTTTCACGCTCTGCCCTGCGGCAGTCGCATTCAGACGGGTGACGGTCACGCCCGAACAATGCCTTTCCCTGTGGGAAATAGGCTTCTTTCGGTTTATGGCATTTCCCACAGTACAGTAACCCGTCCTCCCCTTTGTAATCCTCCGGCTCCTGCGTAGCGTCTATCATATTCAGAATCGTATCAGTTAAACCGTTCATAAGCTGTCCGCCTCACTGTATGAATAATCAGGCATCCCTTTCTTTGGTGCTGCCTTTCCAATGTCCTCCTGCGCCCATTTGTAAATCGTGGCGGCATGGTTATTGTACTGTTTCCCGCTTGAAGCGATATGTAAAGACAGGCGGTCAATGTAATATCCCCACTTGTCGGGCAGTTCTGATTTCAGACCGTTAATCTCTGCATCAGAAAGAAAAACATTATTAAATCTCCCATAAGCGGCGGGGGCGGGCGTTCCGTTCTCTCCCTCTCCCTCTTTCTCTAACTCTTTATCTCTCTCTAACTCTTTATCTCTCTCTACGCGGCAAATCTGTTTCAGATTGTTGCAGTCTGTTTCATTTGTGTTGCATTGCAACGCTTTCTGTCCAAAGGCAAGCTGTTTTTTCCGCTCCCTACACTCCCTTGAACGTATGGTTGACGCTGTTTCCGAGCCGATGATTGTCGGCACTTCCGTGAGCTGGTACTCGTCATCATCGCCAATCTCTATCAAACCATGCCGCTGTAAAAATGCAAGCGTCAGCTTCACGTTCTCTGCGTCCTCGTCAAGTGCAAGGGCAATCTCCGAAGCGAAGTTATCCTCCACGCCCTCAAAGTAAAGTTTCCCTTCGTCCTTCAGCGAAAGCAGCATCATTTTCAGGTAGATAATCGTGTGCGTATCTCCGCCCGCTATGGAGCGTAACTTCTTGATGCGCTTACCTGAAAACCAGTCCGCTTTCAGTTTCAGCCAGTAATACCTCTTTGCCATAAATGCCTCCTTAAACGCACAAAAAGGACAGCCCAGACTTTTCCCATAAGTCTGTGACTGCCCTTGCGCTGTGTTAGTTATTTTTGAGTGCAATCCCGCACTCTGCTTTAACAAAAATCCCTTAAAAACTTTCTGCAAACAGTTGGGAAGAATTGCAGGATCATATACGGGATTTATGTATTCAGTTTTTGATTGCTAGCATTAAATGTATCTGCCCTAAATTTTCAGCTTGTCCGCACCATATTTGTGAATGATACGGAACAGTATTTCTTTCTCTTTCCCCTCTGCTTTATCATATAAACCTCACAGGGTTTTCTGTTCCGTCAGTGTGAGGGTGTTGGTATAGGGCTTGTAATTTTCCGTAATAAAAACCCCGCCGCCCTCGCCCAGCTTTGTGTAAACCGGATAATCAAAAGACAGTGCGATAACATCATTCATTATCGTGCGCCTTGAAACATCCAGTTCCCATGCAAGCTCCCTCATTGTCATATGCTCTTTGGCGGATAAAATACTGATGATTTCCATTCTCCGGTGTGCAGTGTCCATGCCACGCCTCCCGATATTTTCTATGTAAAACTTCCGCAGTACGGTCCAAATTCATGTATGATTGATAAAACAATTTTCCTGTCCTCTGAACCACAGGTCACAGCAACTTTTTCCAAGCATTCCAACTGTTCCTGCGTGAGCGTGTTCTGGTGCTGCCCCACACCGTCCGTAAGGAGATAACCGCCGTCATATCCCTGTTTTGTGATAACGGGGAGTTCTTCGCCTATGATGTCAAAATCCCTGCGTATGGCTTTCCTGCCAACACCGAACATCTTCATCATTTCCAATGTGGTCAGCTTTTTTCCCGACAGCAGCATACGCTCTATGTCACGCCGCCGCTGGAATGTGTTGTCCTTCATGTTTCACCTCCTTCCGCTGTTTGATTCCCTGTGGCTATTATAGAAAAAGTAATGTTCCCCCTATGGCTACCTTCCTCAAAAAAATCTGGTTATTTTTTCAAAAAAGGTAAAAGTTATACCGACTTTTTTCCGAAAGAATCCCGTATTTATCAGTGCTGCCCAAAAAGTCGGTATAACGTCATAGCAAGCACTGCCTGTGTTCCCTCACAGGCTGAATTTTTCCAATTTTCCCGAAAGCGGAAACTTGAAAAAATTGCTTGTAGAGGGAAGTTTCCCCCTAGCCCCCTCTGCTCTCAAAAATTACGAAATGTCCTTTCGGAATTTCTGATTTTTTTCACTCATTTTTTTGCACGAATATCCCCCGTAACGGAATAGAAGATAGTGTAAAATTTTTTCATAATCCCATTACAGAAAGGACGCAAAAATGGCAAACAGAGAACGCAAAAACGAGTTGAAAATATATCTAAGTGACGATGAACAATACATACTGGAGCAGAAAGTCAAAGCGTCCGGAATGAAAAGCAAATCTGCTTTCCTGCGCCGCCAAATCTTGTACGGTTTTGTCTATGACATTGACTATTCCGAACTTCGGGAATACAACGCCGCACTCGGAAGAATCGGCAATAATCTGAATCAGATAGCAAAGCGCATGAATGCCACAGGAAACGTCTATGCTGCCGATGTAAAGCAGGTAAAGGAGCTGATGAAAAAAGTGTGGGATACACAAAAGTCCATGCTCTCAAAACAGCCATACATGAAGCTATAAACCAAATCTGAAACCTCTGCCGGAGCAATACTGCGTTAGCTTGTTTTTCTTTATAAATCCACGAAAAAGAAACCGCAAAAAAATTTGAAAACACACAAAATTCGACATTAAAAAAGGTGTATCGTCTTAAAGTTTTTGCTTCATTTCGATACACCTTGATGTGTAAATCTTCCAATATTCTTTTGTTCTAAACCTATGTATTTTTCGTTTTATTTTCATTCTGTGTCTTTCCCCAATCTGAATGTAATTGATAAGCTGTTTCAAGCATAATCAAATCAGCAAATAAACTTTAAGTAGTGTCTGCTGATTAAGTAGCTATCTGCAACTTCCAACTCTTACATCTGCTCCGGTCATGCCAGAATCGGAACAGATGCAAAAGAGCGCAAAGTATTCGCCTCTGAATCCTGAACAGATTCGTCACGAATACAGATAATGCAATAGAAGTCAGCTGCGTTTCTTCCAGTTTTGTGGTAATGCAGCTCATACCATAGCAGCGTTTGCTCAGGCTGAAGGTGCGCTCCACTTCGATTCTATCGGTATTATCCTGATACTCTTGCTTTTTATCAACTTTTGCTGTGGCACTTGGTCTGCCCAGCTTTGGACCTGATAACCGGATCCCATGCTCCTTGCAATAACTCCTGTTTTCCCTGGTCCGATATATCTGATCTGCCAGAACACGTTCCGGATAATAACCAGTACGTTCTTTGAAACGCTCTATTGCTTCAATCAGGCAGGTACTCTCGTTGTATGCCTCAAAAGATATTTTTTCGATACGCCCGTAACCTTCGCTGTCAAGACTGAGATCAAATTTTGCACCAAATTCAACAGGTGCTTTGACCTTACCTCTGACAATCGGTCGAAGCCATGGCTGCGCAATGCTTACAATGCGATGCTCCACAGAATGGACTCTGTTATCATACATATACTGTTGCTGTTCATGCAGCTTGATGATGGTAAGATACAAGTCGATATCCTTACCTGCCATGGCGTATCCATCACTCATGAACTGTTCCAAATAGCCAAGATCTCTTTTCACATAGCCAAGCTGTCTGCGGATTGCGCTGCGGATTTTCTTTGCCGTGTGCTTTCTGCTCTTGGCAAATGCAAGATACTCTTTTCTGGCGCGTTTGCGGTATCTTCTGGGCAGCTTAAGACCATAACATTTACAAAATCGGTAAATGATGTTTTCCAGCTTCTCTCTTGCTTCGTTCAAAAGCGAGATGTCCTGCGGATAACGTATGTTTGCAGGTGCACAGGTTGCATCAAGGGTCAGCGTTCCTTTGTTTGTATCTTCTTTTGCAGTACCATCATCACCGGATTTTCCTACGGATGGAGGAGTATGGTCATCTTTGTCATCATCCTTATGGGAAAGAAGATACTCGTTTACTTCCATCAGCATCTCTGCGGAAATGCGTTTACGGAAGAGAACCAGTGTACTTGCATCAAACGGAGCTTCTTCCCGAAATCCAGGAAGCCCGATAAAGTATTGCAGATACGGATTCTCTGCGATCTGTTCTACAAGCTCACGGTCGGAATACTGGAACTTGGTCTGGATGATCAGAGCTCCTAATGCCATACGAAGAGGCTTGGCAACATTGCCCGTATCACTTGGAAACAGCTTGGCATATTTTACTTCAAACTCGTCCCATGGGATGCGGTCAGCCAGTTTGATCCAACGGTTATCCGGATTCATGTGGAGTCCCATAGGCTGGTTGAAATCGAGGAATGAATGCTGTAACTTGTCAATCGGTTTGTACATTGTTTTAGCTCCTTTATACTCAAAATCTGTAAAAAACTGCAAGAAAAACGATTTGTTTTCGTCAAAATCCTTGCAATTATTGTACCAGAAAACGGGGCAAAAGTCAGTAAAATCAAGTGTTTGCAACCTAATCAGCAGACACTAAGTATAATAGGAAAACGGTAGCAACTCAGGCTACCGTTCCTTATCTAAAAAGTGTGCATAGCTGTCACAATAAATGCTGTTATTATATTAAAGACCAGCCCACTCCTCTTTGCATTTGATTACCACTGTATATAATCATGCGCCGTTAATTTACTTAACGCCCATCCATGAAGATATGACCATTCTCTGTACTTCACTCGTACCCTCATAAATCTCTGTAATCTTTGCATCACGCATTAAACGCTCAAACGGAAAATCTCTTGAATATCCGTCATAACCTGCAAGTTGAGCGCAACGACGTGTCACATTTGTAGCGGCTTCTGCCGCATATAGTTTACCCATAGCCGCAAGATGTGAAAATGGCTCATGATCCTGTTTTGCCTGTGCGGCACGATATACTAATAAACGGGCTGCATCAACTCTCGCCTGCATATCAGCAAGTTCAAACTGCGTAAACTGATATTGTGAAATTCTTTGTTCTCCCTGCATATGTTCCGTAACATATTTTTTGCAATGGTCAATCGCCCCCTGCGCTATCCCCAATGCCTGTGCAGCTACACCAATACGTCCGCCATCCAAGGTCATAAGAGCCATCTTAAAGCCTTTTCCTAATTCGCCTAACAGATTTTCTTTCGGAATTTTACAGTCTTGAAAAACCAATTCATATGTGGCAGAACCGCGAATCCCCATTTTCTTTTCCTTTGTTCCAAAAGTAAAGCCGGGAGTTCCTTTTTCTACGATAAAACCGGATATACCCCTGCTGCGTTGGCTTTTATCTGTCATGGCTGTTACAAAATAGGTATCAGCATAGAATCCGTTTGTAATAAAGATTTTTGAACCATTCAGCAGCCAATAATCCCCTTTGTCAACGGCTGATGTCTGCTGGTTGCCTAAGTCACTGCCCGCAGACGGTTCTGTTACTGCAAATGCCCCAAGCTTTTCTCCCTTCAAAAGCGGAACAAGGTATTTCTGCTTTTGTTCTTCTGTACCAAACTCTGAATGATTATTCCGGGGTTCTCTGAGCCACCTGTCCGGACTTTGAGAGCCACCATTCCGGAGAATGGGAGCCACATATTCCGGTAATTCAGAGCCACAATAAAGGCTCTATTACATATATTTCCTTTATACTGTAGATACACACCGTTGGTGTGAATACAGATAAAGGAGGTCGTAATTATGACCAAATATCGTGAAATCCTACGTTTGAAAAGCTTAGGATTCAGTGAGCGGAACATCGCACAGAGTTGTGGTGTGTCCAGAAACACAGTCGCCAAGGTTCTGAAAAAAGCAGCGGAAATAAATCTTTCATGGCCGCTGGATTTTGACATGACCGACAGCACACCAGAGGAGCTGATGTTCCCTAAAGATAAGTCAGCAACGAATAAACGTATGCCTGACTTTGACTACATCCGTAAAGAACTTCTACGGAATGGAGTCAATAAAAAGCTTCTCTGGGTAGAATACTGTGAGGAATGCCGTATGAACGGCGAAGAACCTCTGATGTATTCCCAGTTCTGCTACTACATCCAAAAGGATGAAGAAAAACGCAGGGCTACCATGCATATCCCGGGAAAACCAGGTGAACAGATTGAAGTTGACTGGGCAGGTGATCCCGCCCACATCATTGATCCAGATACTGGAGAAATCACAAATGCATGGATATTTGTAGGTGTATTAACTTACAGTCAATACACTTTTGTAAAAGCATACATGAATGAGAAAACAGGCAGCTGGATCAAAGCTCATGTCCAGATGTTTGATTTCTTTGGTGGTGTTACACCGATGCTCGTCTCAGATAACTGCACAACAGCGGTAAATCATGAAAAGAGTGACTGGTATACCACTGCATTAAACACAACTTATCACGAGATGGCAGAACATTATAATCCTGCCATCATTCCGGCCAGAGTCCGGAAACCCAAGGATAAACCAGATGTAGAAGGATCTGTAGGGAAAATATCCACTTGGATAACTGCAGCCCTTCGTAATGAACAGTTTTTCTCTCTTACCGAATTGAATGATTCTATCCGAGAAAAACCGGATGCCTATAATGCTCGTAAATTCCAGAAAAAGGAATGTAGCAGGCTCAGTTTATTTCTTGGGGAAGAAATGCCATTACTGGCGTCGTTGCCTGCTACACCTTTTGAACTGGCTGAATGGAAACAAGCCACTGTCCAGTTTAACTATCACATCGCAGTAGACAAGATGTACTACTCCGTGCCTTATCAGTATATCAAAAATAAGGTTGATGTGCGTATAACAGATACAACGGTCGAAATATTTTATAATCACAATCGGATTGCCTCCCACCGACGGCTTCATGGAAGAAGCGGTCAGTATTCTACTGTGATAGAACATATGCCACAGGAGCACCAGGAATATCTGGAGTGGAATGGTAACCGGTTCCGCAAATGGGCTGATTCGATTGGAATTAACACAAGTAAGGTTGTCGATGCAATACTTACCTCCGGTAGGGTTGAACAGCAATCCTATAGAAGTTGTATGGGATTGTTGAAACTGGCAGAGAAATATTCGCCAGAAAGGCTGGAACAGGTCTGCACCAGGGCGCTTTCCTATTCTGGTAAACCCAGTTATAAAACCTAAATTATTCACCGATACACGGTAAAAGTGACTCAAAGTCCCATAGTTATTGTATTTAAGCTGTTTATTGCATTTCATCTATTAAATGAATAAAAAAAGAGCATCCAGTTGTGGTAAAATTAAGGTGTTCAATGTCTTAATAATCACACAAAAGGAGCCCTTTATGGATATTTTAAACACCTTATCACTAAAAAGCAATAGACAGATTAAAATAAATTTTAACGGCGGCGATCTATCCTCCGATGCAGGACTTCTTCTTATAAAAGAATTCGCTGCAAAAATCGGCTTTGCAAAGCTGATCAAAAAGATATTTAAGACCGATGATAAATCGATCCGCTTCCACAAGGATAACGAAAACCTTATGCAGATGCTCTATCAGATTATCTCCGCATATTTTCAAGATGACTGCGCTGACGAGCTAACTTCGGATCCTGTTTTTAATGCCATTCCTGAAAAGAAAAGTCTGGCATCGCAGCCTACATTATCAGGATTTTTCAACCGTATGAACGAGGATACCCTCATACAGTTCGATGACATTGATAAAAGCCTCAGGGATATCATCTATTCTATAAAGCGGCCGGAACATATGCTTTTTGACTTGGACAGCACCCTGTTTGGCACTTACGGCAAGCAGGAAGGAGAAGGCTTCAACTTCCATTATCAGGCACATGGCTATCATCCGTTACTGTGCTATGACGGATTGACCGGCGATCTGCTCAAAGCACAGCTGCATGACGGAACACTCCACTGCAGCAATGATACGGATAAATTTATGGAATCCCTCTTTCTGGAATACATGGAAAGAGGAATAAAAACTTATCTTCGCGGCGACAGCGGATTCTCATCTCCAAAACTTTATAAAACCTGTGAGATGAATGGCTGTTCCTATGCCATCCGCTTAAAACAGAATTCTTCACTTATTGCCCTTGCTTCGGATAAAGATGAAGATTTGTACAAAGCATCCAAAGAGGACCAGATCAGCTATAGAGCAACTTATGGTGAATTCCTGTATCAGGCTGGTACATGGGAATATCCGAGACGTGTGGTTTTCAAAATTGAGAAACCATACGGTCAGCTTATACACATGCACACCTTTATTGTTACAAACATGGATATGGAGCCCTGTCAGATCATTCAGTTTTACTGTGGCCGCGGCAGGATGGAAAACTTTATCAGGGAAGGCAAAAGCGGATTTGACTTTGCCGCTGTCAGCAGTCATTCCAAAGTAGTAAATGCCAACCGAATGCGGATTCACATGCTTGCGTACAACTTATTCAATTGGTTCAGGCGACTGGTACTTCCGGCAAATATGCGAAAGCAACAGGTTAATACCATTCGATTAAAGCTGATAAAAATTGCTGCGAGAGCAGTCCGTTCAGCAAGATATATCACATTCAAGCTGTGCAGCAGCTGTCCCTATAAAAAGGAATTCTACGGGACACTGGAGAACATCCGGCGACTGACCGTACAGTTGGAATAGCAACTATTAACGTACCTTGACAGTTCAAAGTAACTCAATCGGATTCCAGGGGGGAAGTCTGCCCATTTTTGCGGATAACTTGATTGATTTCAAGGGAACTGGTTCAATGTTTTGTAGTATCAAGCATTTCTATATGCTCATGAATAATTCAGGTTTATTTATGTATTCTTTTACGTTTTCTATAATTTTTACACAAGTAGACGCTTCATAATAATAATTGCGATGAGATTTTTGCAATCCTTTTACAAACTCATTATCATCTTCCAAAAATAGTTTCAAAAACGCTATTGCCTTCGCCAGCCAACTATTATATATAGCACTATCTACATATGTTCCGCCCAGCTCGCTATTTCGCATTGTTTTCAATACATTATTTCCATCTTGAATTAAAGCTTCAATCCCTTGTAAAGCCTTCTCTTTATTCATTGTTGTTTACCGCCTTTATTTTTGTAAAAATAATTTTTCCTTTTTATAATCTTAAGGCATTATATTGAGGTCATAACCAACAATCAGCCTTCATTGCATCAATTATTACTACACCATATTATCCCGATTCTGTCCATTGTAAAGAAACCTTCTAACTTCCATAACCAAATCATTCGGATCATCATCAATTACCACATAGTAAATTATATAATTATCCACATAAATACGATAATAAGAATATCTACGCTCCCTGACAGAATGATATGGTTCAAAAGATTCAGCCACTGGAAGTCGCTCCATAATAGCAGACTCTACCTTATCCAATAAGTCATTTGCCGCTTTTGGATTCTTCAGTTTCTCTGCAATATAGGTTACTTTTTCATCAAGATCCTCATAAAAAAGTGGCAGATAGCTCAATCTGTACTTTTTACTGAACATTTATCTTCCTCCGTAGTCCTCCAAAAACTTCCTCATGGCTCATCCTTGTATCATTTTCTGCCGCAAACCTATCTGCTTT is from Lachnospiraceae bacterium JLR.KK002 and encodes:
- a CDS encoding HTH domain-containing protein, giving the protein MKDNTFQRRRDIERMLLSGKKLTTLEMMKMFGVGRKAIRRDFDIIGEELPVITKQGYDGGYLLTDGVGQHQNTLTQEQLECLEKVAVTCGSEDRKIVLSIIHEFGPYCGSFT
- a CDS encoding IS5 family transposase, with amino-acid sequence MYKPIDKLQHSFLDFNQPMGLHMNPDNRWIKLADRIPWDEFEVKYAKLFPSDTGNVAKPLRMALGALIIQTKFQYSDRELVEQIAENPYLQYFIGLPGFREEAPFDASTLVLFRKRISAEMLMEVNEYLLSHKDDDKDDHTPPSVGKSGDDGTAKEDTNKGTLTLDATCAPANIRYPQDISLLNEAREKLENIIYRFCKCYGLKLPRRYRKRARKEYLAFAKSRKHTAKKIRSAIRRQLGYVKRDLGYLEQFMSDGYAMAGKDIDLYLTIIKLHEQQQYMYDNRVHSVEHRIVSIAQPWLRPIVRGKVKAPVEFGAKFDLSLDSEGYGRIEKISFEAYNESTCLIEAIERFKERTGYYPERVLADQIYRTRENRSYCKEHGIRLSGPKLGRPSATAKVDKKQEYQDNTDRIEVERTFSLSKRCYGMSCITTKLEETQLTSIALSVFVTNLFRIQRRILCALLHLFRFWHDRSRCKSWKLQIAT
- a CDS encoding very short patch repair endonuclease; this encodes MDVLTKEQRRKNMQNIKSKDTSIELALRKVLWRKGYRYRKNYKKLPGKPDIALVRYKIAVFCDSEFFHGKDWDALKTRLGRSDKGEYWIKKIERNMARDSEVEKELQYLGWKVIRFWGKDIKKNPEECVRVIQEAIFDELIEKSEL
- a CDS encoding phage replisome organizer N-terminal domain-containing protein; this translates as MAKRYYWLKLKADWFSGKRIKKLRSIAGGDTHTIIYLKMMLLSLKDEGKLYFEGVEDNFASEIALALDEDAENVKLTLAFLQRHGLIEIGDDDEYQLTEVPTIIGSETASTIRSRECRERKKQLAFGQKALQCNTNETDCNNLKQICRVERDKELERDKELEKEGEGENGTPAPAAYGRFNNVFLSDAEINGLKSELPDKWGYYIDRLSLHIASSGKQYNNHAATIYKWAQEDIGKAAPKKGMPDYSYSEADSL
- a CDS encoding excisionase yields the protein MKEVPIWEKSNLSLEEAAAYSGIGVNKLRELTNEKNCRFVLWVGNKRLIKRRLFDQYIEQEYSI
- a CDS encoding ATP-binding protein, translated to MNGLTDTILNMIDATQEPEDYKGEDGLLYCGKCHKPKEAYFPQGKALFGRDRHPSECDCRRAERERMEKRDADEKHNAEVERLKREGFSNPAMRHWTFENDNGKCPQIGKAYSYVEKWETVRSENLGYLLWGNVGSGKSYFAGCIANALMEKEIPVCMTNFATILNNLFYGSENRNEYIVRLCSYPLLILDDFGMERGTEYGLEQVYNVIDSRYISKKPLIATTNLTPEQLRNPADVPHARIYGRLLEMCVPVRFTGGDFRKITAQQKMERLKKLLEGGESQ
- a CDS encoding tyrosine-type recombinase/integrase codes for the protein MSEKRKDNKGRILKTGESQRKDLIYQYRYTDIHRKRQTIYSSDLKELREKEKMIQKQLDEGIDYAAGEVTVIALLERYISLKQGVRYNTKVGYNFVLNLIKKEDFGYRQIRDIKVSDAQQWIMKLHNDGKGYSTITSVRGVVKPAFQMAYNEDIIRRNPFDFKLVDVVPNDSQKCIAMTEEQQELWMGFIRNDKTYAKYYDEFVVLLGTGMRVSEFCGLTKSDLDFESRKIRVDHQLVRERGGKYYVEKTKTECGCRFIPMTEEVYRSLKNILVNRKKLKTEMIVDGYSCFLLLDKDDKPKVALHIENEMRWAMKKYKKLYPEKPLPHITPHVFRHTFCTNMANAGMDIKTLQYVMGHSDVGVTLNVYTHASYDRAAEQMAKILDFKETDMHGKQRKSG
- the mobC gene encoding plasmid mobilization relaxosome protein MobC, with amino-acid sequence MANRERKNELKIYLSDDEQYILEQKVKASGMKSKSAFLRRQILYGFVYDIDYSELREYNAALGRIGNNLNQIAKRMNATGNVYAADVKQVKELMKKVWDTQKSMLSKQPYMKL